The following are encoded together in the Anopheles nili chromosome 3, idAnoNiliSN_F5_01, whole genome shotgun sequence genome:
- the LOC128724303 gene encoding intraflagellar transport protein 74 homolog, with translation MEDINNNSARSHSDRPASRRGLGPSNNYFSTISSGNSTTPSPAAILRPGTAMKPPSALRSGTASRLLANNVGVAVTSSTSQRIGTALGNAGNRMAERPITQHGISGLATSNGRLGTAANGNRQIKDKRYWHAILQSKIQEITQETNKLLKEKKFLDRERSARKLYEKRVKEAAKELTSLQSTLTSMNLALDNCSSGMTRQHILNETVALRERNEHIQEQLELVFKQRQLKDNENRELELETEKEKSKVTEMINSLPEEEQRKYREYRLLSENLRKQNTVYHSQISEMEKQKERLNAMIIISQSRSEAHRLKSKIKELMAKKNALREEENNRLSPAQEREKLINDVRSNNQALASIGKQMKIVEEQLNEKKESLQQIEQDLEEGNSERHVKYKELKKRDEVMSVFMDSFKTNMDQEKQNIDTLKNQITYAIEQITLQGIKMKGLGEDTYDGTGFTSKNDLNSHSGLMKEYKKLGIQLKQLQILEKRTLHQVNALRQEETEALQNIQKYANLEIPRAEAIVKMNDLSSVLQELEDKKRVTENVVEEARNRNNEIKINLKSNETYRQISHLEDKLVDLLKENKTLQEVVNQMQQDNDYSTTRSEVNELVNECNKLLNGEIENSAPQQH, from the exons ATGGAAGATATCAATAATAACTCGGCACGATCTCATTCGGATCGACCTGCATCACGACGTGGACTGGGTCCTAgcaataattatttttccaccattagTTCAGGAAATTCTACAACACCTAGTCCAGCTGCAATTCTCAGACCAGGGACAGCTATGAA ACCTCCATCTGCATTGCGTTCTGGAACTGCTAGCCGTCTATTGGCAAATAATGTTGGCGTCGCTGTGACATCTTCTACTTCTCAGCGAATTGGTACGGCCTTGGGAAATGCCGGAAAT AGAATGGCTGAAAGACCAATTACACAACATGGGATAAGTGGTCTTGCAACTTCAAACGGACGCCTCGGAACTGCTGCTAATGGTAATCGTCAGATCAAAGATAAACGTTACTGGCATGCGATATTGCAAAGTAAAATTCAAGAAATTACTcaagaaacaaacaagcttttgaaagagaagaaatttCTCGATCGTGAACGCTCCGCACGAAAACTGTACGAGAAGCGCGTGAAGGAAGCTGCAAAAGAGTTGACTAGTTTACAATCTACCCTAACTTCTATGAATCTGGCATTGGACAACTGCAGTTCGGGAATGACAAGACAGCATATTTTAAATGAAACGGTTGCACTACGAGAACGTAACGAGCATATTCAAGAGCAATTGGAGCTTGTTTTCAAGCAACGTCAACTAAAGGACAACGAAAATCGTGAACTTGAACTAGAaactgaaaaggaaaaaagtaaaGTAACCGAAATGATCAATTCACTCCCCGAAGAAGAGCAGCGTAAGTACCGTGAGTACCGATTATTGTCAGAAAATcttcgcaaacaaaacactgtGTACCACAGTCAGATAAGtgagatggaaaaacaaaaagaacggCTCAATGCAATGATAATAATTTCTCAAAGCAGATCAGAAGCACACCGTTTAAAGtccaaaataaaagagctgATGGCCAAGAAAAACGCTCTTCGCGAAGAAGAGAACAACCGTCTTTCTCCGGCgcaagaacgagaaaaattgATCAACGATGTACGCTCAAATAACCAGGCACTGGCAAGCATAGGTAAGCAGATGAAGATTGTCGAAGAACAGcttaacgaaaaaaaggaatcgtTACAACAAATTGAACAAGACCTCGAAGAGGGTAACTCGGAACGACATGTTAAGTATAAAGAGTTGAAGAAGCGTGATGAAGTGATGTCGGTGTTCATGGACAGTTTCAAAACCAATATGGATCAGGAAAAACAAA ATATAGATACgttgaaaaatcaaatcacatATGCAATCGAACAAATTACTCTTCAAGGAATCAAGATGAAGGGACTTGGAGAAGACACATACGACGGAACAGGATTTACATCTAAAAACGATCTTAACTCTCATTCTGGGCTGATGAAGGAGTACAAAAAGCTTGGTATACAGCTTAAGCAGCTTCAAATACTTGAGAAAAGAACATTGCACCAGGTTAACGCCCTTCGTCAAGAGGAAACAGAAGCActtcaaaatattcaaaaatatgCCAATTTAGAAATACCCCGTGCGGAGGCAATAGTCAAAATGAACGATCTTAGCTCTGTGCTTCAAGAATTGGAAGACAAAAAACGTGTCACAGAAAATGTTGTAGAGGAAGCACGCAACAGGAAtaacgaaattaaaattaacctcaaaagcaacgaaacgtATCGGCAAATATCCCATCTCGAAGATAAACTAGTTGATTTattgaaggaaaacaaaacattgcaAGAAGTGGTTAACCAAATGCAACAG GATAACGACTACTCTACTACGCGGTCTGAAGTGAATGAGTTGGTAAATGAGTGTAATAAATTGTTGAATGGTGAAATAGAAAACTCTGCACCGCAGCAGCATTAG
- the LOC128725125 gene encoding host cell factor yields MTANSDATSTELAPASPTKHNAILGWKRVTNPSGPQPRPRHGHRSVNIKELMVVFGGGNEGIVDELHVYNTATNQWYVPATKGDVPPGCAAYGFVVDGTRILVFGGMVEYGKYSNELYELQATKWEWKKLRPKPPESGPPPCRRLGHSFTLVGDKIYLFGGLANESDDPKNNIPKYLNDLYILEIKNNQLQWEIPTTFGESPPPRESHTAVSWYDKKHKKFWLVIYGGMSGCRLGDLWLLDTDTMSWTRPRTSGPLPLPRSLHSSTLIGNRMYVFGGWVPLVLEDVKVEKHEKEWKCTNTLACLNLETMTWEELDLDTDEENMPRARAGHCAVGIHTRLYIWSGRDGYRKAWNNQVRVCCKDLWYLEVERPAAASRVQLVRASTQSLEVCWQAVPSASYYILEVQKIPLAPPPPPAAASPAAQNAITPIVAASAPIGSPASSAGSMSPAQLASNSNMVTTSGDPMLQQPIIKQLPGRVSGTPTAITVSAASIQSPVLQNTVVAQPTIASPILNASGMQSPTNNTVGIVSSPIHTVTSPVQRIVTKVQPTKTMQTTQKVLTTGSQMLQPQPAQIITSSQAQTIQTAIVQTSQAQLAQLQQQPQTIRVVATGGTAISNAQQLTTGAGTPIRVLSSGQQLRIGTASAGTMHQGGQTAVLRTAGPGIVSGTQLQTVQQRIVSAGSGNTSTTATIGGKQIILQKPVTIVSGTAGGAGTASINNATANQGQILTLVKTSQGVTMQTVPKMSVVQKTTGVAGTIHQPQQQIITSNLIAGAGGTVVQQATVGGAAAGGQKTTVIGGNVVKLMSTGAGTIGGKQILMKNPNIVQVGKVGTNATGKPTLVLTNKAGQTIRGNQQVIVVTTPQGIRTVSGTVTSSANNFVTLSSSQVMNTISTTRATNIGGATVLQATSVPSASGTTSVAGINAGAGNIVTASAVATGGTTTIGGQAIKLRTVQGGKPITFTMPVGGLQAGGQKITGTQIINMPQKLVSGKSVTVQLTPSAGGQKTVTLVPSGATGATATSATVTGQVGGQKILMLPSKTTTRIVTQQQYQQIQLQQQQMQAAQLQQQLQQQQQQQQQEQQQVSTDAAFAALAAEAGMMETDGEGIEQMDGCFDLEQNVDSDDEDVGDFLDINGCCVEEHNETAEIETTSEMESTSVWPMLFIEQLDGCDDGDYTESDNEDEIPVRKNSIRYVKPGLYGGAMVALTNDGVTGEEDSDSQTDNQELQQQQQDGDEAGEQAGDLSNENVLMEVNDEHEERDELEEGHLDEGTVGGTSETGAMLVSADEEEGSFIEEGQEQDEIGGDIDDNVEEELEENVNANTTGEEDMDDAERHPLGTLLDGQSMTDAAGQQQQEEMSFGEQDEMHATLQHHGPESSADADGEETAGEGVPVAALPHVPKTTVVSAPTASETEAANILTTIKSGEILSLHNAELLASGSAGTDSENMIQLSSSASTLLQSAASENGQSITFKTEASDSNGGGGSVTAVNDGGTVTFSDGTAFVTRIQSPADQPAEGLMSQTHASTTSSLGVTSAIVKTEDENKASATTGHLDALAEAAASATSVLPSDLMNTNALMGDILSSPTSTVSQTQQASSMKFLDSKHFSQVGGTATALLSGGDGNAPASSAGGTVNNGNNMAHSGKQIVGKVAVRASSGVKAKDDKDEKLCKPKDESEIWHTVGIFKTVSHTISNYIDASEWDSSIDGELLTADSVPDLSELKRINLEPGCAYRFRVAAINSCGRGEWSDATPFKTCLPGYPGAPSAIKISKSPDGAHLSWEPPSSTTGDILEYSVYLAIKSQNAVKDKTATTSAAQLAFVRVYCGSNNQCTVANQSLQTAHVDFTSKPAIIFRIAARNDKGYGPATQVRWLQDPQLSKASAIASATGGGAQSAIVGKRLNEKAVVGGGVNKRAKIGLASTGTNAATMMISSQHHH; encoded by the exons ATGACGGCCAACTCAGATGCGACGAGCACTGAACTCGCCCCGGCATCGCCGACTAAACACAACGCAATACTAGGATGGAAACGCGTAACAAATCCAAGCGGTCCACAGCCGAGACCCCGTCATGGTCACCGGTCGGTAAATATTAAGGAACTGATGGTAGTTTTCGGCGGTGGAAATGAAGGAATCGTTGATGAACTTCACGTCTACAACACGG CCACGAACCAATGGTACGTACCAGCGACAAAAGGAGACGTTCCGCCTGGTTGTGCTGCCTACGGATTCGTCGTCGATGGTACGCGAATTTTAGTATTCGGCGGAATGGTAGAGTACGGAAAGTACTCGAATGAGTTGTATGAGCTACAAGCCACAAAATGGGAGTGGAAGAAATTGAGACCCAAACCTCCAGAATCTGGCCCTCCGCCCTGTCGTCGTTTGGGGCATAGCTTCACACTTGTTGGggataaaatatatttatttggaGGTTTGGCGAACGAAAGCGACGAtccaaaaaataatatcccCAAGTATCTGAATGATCTGTACattttggaaataaaaaataatcaactgCAATGGGAAATACCGACGACGTTCGGTGAAAGTCCACCACCGCGCGAATCACATACAGCAGTTTCATGGTAcgacaaaaaacataaaaagttTTGGCTCGTAATCTATGGCGGTATGTCTGGATGTCGGCTCGGAGATCTGTGGCTGCTAGATACGGATACCATGTCCTGGACGCGTCCTCGCACAAGTGGACCGCTACCATTGCCGCGGTCTCTGCACAGTTCAACGCTAATTGGTAACAGAATGTACGTGTTTGGCGGATGGGTTCCGCTAGTGCTGGAGGAcgtgaaggtggaaaaacacgaaaaggaATGGAAGTGTACGAATACGCTTGCATGCTTGAATCTCG AAACAATGACTTGGGAAGAACTTGATCTGGATACTGACGAGGAGAACATGCCACGTGCTCGTGCCGGCCACTGTGCCGTCGGTATACATACCCGCCTTTACATATGGTCGGGTCGCGACGGTTACAGAAAGGCCTGGAACAACCAGGTCAGG GTGTGTTGTAAGGATCTTTGGTACTTGGAAGTAGAACGTCCTGCCGCTGCATCTCGCGTGCAATTGGTACGCGCATCAACGCAATCACTTGAAGTGTGCTGGCAGGCTGTACCTTCGGCTTCATATTACATCCTCGAGGTTCAGAAGATTCCACttgctccaccaccacctcctgctgctgcatcaCCGGCTGCTCAGAATGCCATTACACCGATTGTTGCTGCATCGGCACCCATTGGCTCGCCAGCATCCAGTGCCGGATCTATGTCTCCAGCACAATTGgctagcaacagcaacatggTCACAACCTCCGGTGATCCAATGCTTCAGCAACCAA TTATCAAACAGTTGCCCGGCCGAGTGTCTGGAACACCAACAGCAATTACCGTATCTGCAGCTAGTATTCAGTCGCCTGTCTTACAGAATACAGTGGTAGCCCAACCAACAATTGCAAGTCCGATTTTAAATGCCAGTGGAATGCAGTCCCCAACGAATAACACCGTCGGTATCGTATCGTCTCCGATACACACCGTAACTTCTCCTGTTCAGCGAATCGTTACTAAAGTCCAACCAACTAAGACAATGCAAACGACTCAGAAAGTGCTCACCACTGGCTCCCAGATGTTGCAACCGCAACCGGCGCAGATCATCACGTCTTCGCAAGCACAGACGATCCAAACAGCTATTGTTCAAACTTCGCAAGCACAGCTAGCGCAGctacagcagcaaccgcaaaCAATCCGTGTTGTGGCCACCGGTGGGACAGCAATCTCGAACGCTCAGCAGCTAACAACCGGCGCAGGCACACCGATACGAGTCCTGTCCTCTGGACAACAGTTGCGTATCGGTACGGCCAGTGCCGGTACAATGCATCAGGGTGGGCAAACCGCTGTCCTGCGTACCGCTGGCCCTGGTATTGTCTCTGGAACGCAATTGCAAACTGTTCAGCAGCGAATTGTTAGCGCTGGTTCAGGGAACACCTCTACGACGGCAACTATCGGTGGCAAGCAGATTATTCTTCAAAAACCAGTAACCATCGTTAGTGGTACGGCAGGCGGGGCCGGAACTGCATCCATCAACAATGCCACCGCCAATCAGGGTCAAATTTTGACGCTTGTTAAAACGAGCCAAGGTGTGACGATGCAAACCGTACCAAAAATGAGCGTAGTTCAGAAGACTACTGGCGTAGCGGGAACTATACATCAGCCACAGCAACAGATTATTACGTCAAATCTTATTGCTGGTGCGGGCGGCACCGTTGTGCAGCAGGCAACTGTAGGGGGAGctgctgcaggaggccagAAGACTACGGTCATTGGTGGAAACGTGGTCAAGTTGATGTCTACCGGAGCAGGAACGATTGGAGGAAAGCAAATATTGATGAAAAATCCCAACATTGTTCAGGTCGGCAAGGTGGGCACAAACGCGACCGGCAAACCGACATTAGTGCTCACTAACAAAGCTGGCCAAACTATACGAGGCAACCAGCAGGTGATTGTCGTGACGACACCACAAGGAATTCGAACTGTTAGTGGCACTGTCACTTCGTCAGCTAACAATTTTGTTACACTCTCATCGTCGCAAGTTATGAATaccatttccaccacacgAGCCACCAATATTGGTGGAGCTACAGTTTTACAGGCTACTTCAGTTCCGTCGGCCAGTGGAACTACTTCCGTCGCCGGCATCAATGCTGGTGCAGGTAATATAGTTACGGCCTCGGCAGTGGCAACGGGCGGTACGACTACCATCGGTGGACAGGCAATAAAACTGCGCACAGTGCAAGGAGGTAAACCGATTACGTTTACTATGCCTGTTGGAGGTCTACAGGCTGGAGGACAGAAGATCACCGGTACACAAATCATCAACATGCCACAAAAGCTTGTAAGCGGAAAATCTGTGACGGTGCAACTGACACCATCTGCGGGTGGTCAGAAAACGGTGACCCTTGTTCCATCGGGTGCTACCGGGGCAACGGCAACATCTGCCACGGTGACAGGACAAGTAGGCGGTCAAAAAATATTGATGCTACCTTCGAAAACTACGACTCGAATCGTCACCCAGCAACAGTACCAACAGATTCAGCTCCAACAACAGCAGATGCAAGCCGCTCAATTGCAGCAACAActccaacagcaacagcagcaacaacagcaagagcagcagcaggtatCCACTGATGCTGCCTTTGCCGCGCTGGCTGCTGAAGCGGGCATGATGGAAACGGATGGTGAAGGTATCGAGCAAATGGatggttgctttgatttggAACAGAATGTCGATAGCGATGACGAAGACGTCGGTGACTTCCTAGACATAAATGGTTGCTGTGTGGAGGAGCACAATGAGACTGCGGAAATTGAAACCACGAGTGAAATGGAAAGCACCAGCGTCTGGCCAATGCTATTCATAGAGCAGCTTGATGGTTGTGACGATGGTGACTATACTGAGAGCGACAATGAAGATGAAATTCCCGTGCGCAAGAACTCCATTCGCTACGTAAAGCCGGGTTTGTATGGTGGAGCCATGGTGGCGCTCACGAATGACGGTGTCACTGGAGAGGAAGATAGCGATTCTCAAACTGACAACCAAGAacttcaacagcaacaacaagatGGTGACGAAGCTGGTGAACAAGCTGGCGATTTGAGTAATGAAAACGTCTTGATGGAGGTAAACGATGAGCACGAAGAACGAGATGAGCTGGAAGAAGGACATTTAGATGAAGGCACAGTTGGTGGCACTTCAGAAACCGGCGCGATGCTCGTATCCGCTGACGAGGAAGAGGGAAGTTTCATCGAAGAGGGCCAAGAGCAAGACGAAATTGGCGGTGATATCGATGACAACGTTGAAGAAGAGCTCGAAGAAAACGTTAATGCTAATACCACCGGAGAGGAAGACATGGACGACGCAGAAAGACATCCCCTCGGTACTCTGTTGGATGGACAATCCATGACCGACGCTGctggtcagcagcagcaagaagAG ATGTCTTTCGGTGAGCAGGACGAAATGCATGCAACTTTACAACACCATGGCCCTGAATCTTCCGCAGACGCTGATGGAGAGGAAACGGCCGGGGAAGGAGTACCCGTAGCGGCTCTTCCACATGTACCCAAAACAACGGTCGTCAGTGCTCCGACGGCATCGGAAACCGAAGCGGCCAACATTCTCACGACAATTAAGAGTGGCGAAATATTGTCTCTACATAATGCGGAACTCTTGGCTAGCGGAAGCGCTGGAACTGACAGCGAGAACATGAT TCAGCTTAGCTCGAGCGCGTCCACATTGTTGCAGTCGGCAGCAAGTGAAAATGGTCAATCAATAACGTTCAAAACGGAAGCCAGCGACAGTAACGGAGGAGGAGGCTCTGTGACAGCGGTAAATGATGGCGGCACGGTGACGTTCAGTGATGGTACCGCATTCGTGACACGTATTCAGTCACCTGCTGATCAGCCAGCAGAGGGACTAATGTCCCAAACGCACGCTTCTACCACGAGCAGTCTTGGTGTGACTAGTGCCATCGTAAAGACAGAGGACGAAAACAAAGCGTCAGCCACTACTGGTCACTTGGACGCATTGGCGGAAGCGGCAGCATCGGCAACATCCGTTTTACCGTCTGATTTGATGAATACCAATGCGCTGATGGGTGATATTCTGTCGTCTCCCACGTCTACCGTATCTCAAACGCAACAAGCGTCGTCGATGAAATTCTTGGATTCGAAACATTTTTCGCAGGTCGGTGGAACGGCCACTGCACTTCTATCGGGTGGAGATGGAAATGCTCCTGCTTCATCCGCTGGAGGTACCGTGAACAATGGCAATAATATGGCACACTCGGGCAAACAAATCGTTGGAAAAGTTGCTGTCCGAGCTAGCTCCGGTGTCAAGGCGAAAGATGACAAAGATGAG AAACTATGCAAGCCGAAAGATGAGTCGGAAATCTGGCACACGGTTGGCATTTTCAAGACAGTCAGTCACACCATATCGAACTACATCGATGCCAGCGAATGGGATAGTTCGATCGATGGTGAGCTGCTTACCGCGGATAGCGTACCCGATTTGTCCGAATTGAAGCGAATAAATCTCGAGCCCGGCTGTGCCTACCGTTTTCGAGTGGCCGCCATCAATAGCTGTGGTCGTGGAGAATGGAGTGATGCCACTCCGTTCAAGACGTGCCTGCCAGGATATCCGGGGGCACCATCTGCTATAAAGATTTCCAAGTCCCCGGATGGTGCGCATCTATCTTGGGAACCTCCGTCTTCGACCACGGGCGACATACTGGAGTACTCGGTATATTTGGCGATCAAATCACAAAACGCTGTCAAGGATAAGACGGCGACGACGTCAGCAGCTCAGCTAGCCTTCGTCCGTGTGTACTGCGGGTCCAACAATCAGTGCACTGTGGCAAACCAATCCCTACAGACAGCGCATGTCGATTTCACCTCAAAACCGGCCATAATCTTCCGCATCGCAGCCCGTAACGATAAGGGATACGGACCAGCTACCCAGGTTAGGTGGTTGCAAG ATCCTCAGCTATCAAAGGCCTCAGCTATTGCCAGCGCAACCGGAGGAGGAGCTCAGTCTGCGATTGTGGGAAAGCGATTGAACGAAAAGGCAGTGGTTGGCGGCGGTGTAAATAAGCGAGCCAAAATCGGCCTGGCATCCACGGGAACGAATGCTGCTACAATGATGATCTCGTCCCAACATCACCATTAA